A window from Plasmodium chabaudi chabaudi strain AS genome assembly, chromosome: 11 encodes these proteins:
- a CDS encoding IGPS-like protein, putative, with product MLRINLIFLLIIYTIGYVFSAKITKTNRSLGMPKVEYYGNINGDRRYYIQTCDIAKSRRRKNENPSLHVKKNKIKYIKLYGRDHRNPYLAYEHINRIIENKKYEVTKLLEENADENSPLQIRLKYLQHTMNNKLSESLKRIHSDEKHRLSMVADIKRKVFCSTNTNDENLDLKKNIDNYEIENERKQNEKMVNSSNNEKYVYQHNFLNLTNPGEASLMLHKIGFDVLIVNIDSLSTQGTLNDLSDVIKSTRTLTRNSRPAVVVDDVIIHPIQIALAVENKADGVILNLSYLRNDLEDMLNYCVNLGTQAIVEVHDYNDIYYATQCGSYILMINEFDFINNRYEYNHAIKAISYSIPELITIAKINVSDVNYVEKLGSLGYDSICLEKKLIDDDLETFVQSCKNWKAPHKTLLYLNRNNYLKDFLTYKNNSTDENYKDTTKNLEKMYDDKNLENNYSEKMLKDYEKDFIDVEDAKTNEEIIKKNETTQDPQINQKNENVKQDSSSLLTNDEKKIINNFKQERKKEITLLNQMKDIIKEVDDQCKNYDNFSEEESIKKEEKLESLLENFTKLDKNFLKQFFSDEEINNIENSIKNAVQQKKKIQNGEINVDSNNFTGFPSSQMNDFDINRLTKEFFDTNDSGNGHKIDNKLLDDYSDDSSSRGLDSQ from the coding sequence ATGCTGCGAATAAACCTGATATtccttttaataatatatactatagGATATGTATTCTCAGCAAAGATTACAAAGACAAACAGAAGTTTGGGAATGCCAAAAGTTGAGTATTATGGTAACATAAATGGAGATAGAAGGTATTATATACAGACGTGTGATATTGCAAAAAGCCGAAGAAGAAAGAATGAAAACCCTTCTCTACatgtcaaaaaaaataaaataaaatatattaaattatacgGAAGAGATCATAGAAACCCATATTTAGCATATGAACATATAAACAGaattattgaaaataaaaaatatgaagtaACTAAGTTATTAGAAGAAAATGCTGATGAAAATAGTCCATTGCAAATACGCTTAAAGTATCTGCAGCATacaatgaataataaattatctgAAAGTTTAAAAAGAATACATTCCGATGAAAAGCATAGATTGTCAATGGTAGcagatataaaaagaaaagtatTTTGTAGTACTAACacaaatgatgaaaatttggatttaaaaaaaaatatagataattatgaaattgaaaatgaaagaaaacaaaatgaaaaaatggtTAATAGtagtaataatgaaaaatatgtatatcaacataattttcttaattTAACAAACCCTGGTGAAGCAAGTTTAATGCTACATAAAATAGGATTTGATGTATTAATAGTTAATATTGATAGTTTATCAACACAAGGAACATTAAATGATTTATCTGATGTCATTAAAAGTACAAGAACATTGACAAGAAATTCAAGACCAGCAGTTGTAGTAGATGATGTAATAATACACCCAATTCAAATAGCATTAGCAGTTGAAAATAAAGCTGATGGAGtcatattaaatttgtcTTATTTAAGAAATGATTTAGAAGATATGCTGAATTATTGTGTCAATCTAGGCACTCAAGCTATAGTAGAAGTACATGATTATAacgatatatattatgctaCTCAATGTGGTAGTTATATTCTTATGATAAACGAAtttgattttattaataatcgatatgaatataatcatGCAATTAAAGCTATTAGTTATTCTATACCTGAATTAATAACTATAgctaaaataaatgttagTGATGTAAATTATGTAGAAAAATTAGGTAGTCTAGGTTATGATAGTATAtgtttagaaaaaaaacttatTGATGATGATTTGGAGACTTTTGTGCAATCTTGTAAAAATTGGAAGGCACCCCATAAAAccttattatatttaaatagaaataattatttgaaagattttttaacttataaaaataattcaacaGATGAAAATTACAAAGATACTACAAaaaatttggaaaaaatgTACGATGATAagaatttagaaaataattattcagaaaaaatgttaaaggATTATGAAAAGGACTTCATTGATGTTGAGGATGCAAAGACAAATGAagagataataaaaaaaaatgaaacaacCCAAGATCCACAAATTAAtcaaaaaaacgaaaatgTAAAACAAGACAGTTCTTCTCTTTTAacaaatgatgaaaaaaaaattattaataatttcaaacaagaaagaaaaaaagagaTAACCCTTTTAAATCAGATGAAAGATATTATTAAAGAGGTTGATGATCAGTGCAAAAATTATGACAATTTTTCTGAAGAAGAAAGTATTAAAAAGGAAGAAAAATTAGAATCCCttttagaaaattttacaaaattagacaaaaattttttgaaacaaTTTTTCTCAGATGAAGagattaataatatagaaaattctattaaaaatgctgtacaacaaaaaaaaaaaatacaaaatggtGAAATAAATGTTGATAGTAACAATTTCACAGGGTTCCCATCAAGCCAAATGAATGATTTTGATATTAATCGTTTAACAAAAGAATTTTTTGACACAAATGATTCTGGAAATGGTCataaaattgataataaattgtTAGATGATTATTCAGATGACTCATCTTCAAGAGGACTGGATTCACAATGA